The Streptomyces sp. NBC_01275 genome has a segment encoding these proteins:
- a CDS encoding TIM barrel protein, producing MYALAVCAEMVFRDLPIEERARRIHEAGFQVEIWDWTNHDLDALARSSAEIVSMTGYVSGSLTDDDGAAELLRTAEESLKAAEHLGCTRLNLHGTGLDGQGLPVVPVPGEPTGAMWMAAHRTLTRIAELGENAGVTFTLENLNTAVDHPGVPFAKAADTLTLVAAVNRPGLRMNLDLYHAQIGEGNLIELVRRAHGAGLIGEIQVADVPGRCEPGTGEINYPAIARTLADIGYDGTVAMEAWASSDSEAALERFRAAFTV from the coding sequence ATGTACGCACTGGCGGTCTGTGCGGAGATGGTCTTCCGCGACCTTCCGATCGAGGAGCGGGCGCGGCGTATCCACGAGGCCGGCTTCCAGGTCGAGATCTGGGACTGGACGAACCACGATCTCGATGCCCTCGCCCGCTCGTCCGCCGAGATCGTCTCGATGACGGGGTACGTGAGCGGCAGCCTCACCGATGACGACGGCGCCGCCGAACTGTTGCGCACGGCCGAGGAGTCACTCAAGGCGGCCGAGCACCTGGGCTGCACTCGCCTGAACCTCCACGGAACCGGTCTGGACGGCCAGGGGCTGCCCGTGGTGCCGGTACCCGGGGAGCCCACCGGCGCGATGTGGATGGCCGCGCACCGCACACTCACCCGGATCGCCGAGCTCGGCGAGAACGCCGGGGTCACCTTCACCCTGGAGAATCTCAACACCGCCGTCGATCACCCCGGGGTGCCCTTCGCGAAGGCTGCCGACACCCTGACGCTGGTTGCCGCCGTGAACCGACCCGGTCTGCGCATGAACCTGGACCTGTACCACGCCCAGATCGGCGAGGGGAATCTGATCGAGCTGGTGCGCCGCGCCCACGGCGCGGGACTCATCGGTGAGATCCAGGTGGCGGACGTGCCGGGCCGCTGCGAACCCGGCACGGGAGAGATCAACTACCCGGCCATCGCCCGCACCCTGGCAGACATCGGCTACGACGGCACCGTCGCCATGGAGGCATGGGCCTCCAGCGACAGCGAGGCCGCTCTGGAACGCTTCCGGGCCGCCTTCACCGTCTGA